A genomic window from Micromonospora ferruginea includes:
- a CDS encoding TadE/TadG family type IV pilus assembly protein encodes MARDRGSVSIEVAVLAPAFIALMVLAGVAGRTAVADEAVESAAHDAARAASIARTAREGEQAAEKAARDQLSWSGLRCTAPPSLDLSGSVGGNPATFAAAYRSDPGVPATVTVTVTCTVSFDDLRAPGLPGVPGGKTVSARFTSPLDTYRSRG; translated from the coding sequence GTGGCACGGGACCGGGGTTCCGTCTCGATCGAGGTGGCGGTGCTCGCCCCCGCCTTCATCGCGTTGATGGTGCTCGCCGGGGTGGCCGGCCGGACGGCCGTCGCCGACGAGGCGGTGGAGTCGGCCGCGCACGACGCCGCCCGTGCCGCCTCGATCGCCCGGACGGCCCGCGAGGGCGAGCAGGCGGCCGAGAAGGCGGCCCGCGACCAGCTCAGCTGGTCGGGCCTGCGCTGCACCGCCCCGCCGAGCCTGGACCTGTCCGGGTCGGTGGGCGGGAATCCGGCCACCTTCGCCGCCGCGTACCGCAGCGACCCGGGCGTGCCGGCGACCGTGACGGTCACCGTGACCTGCACGGTCTCCTTCGACGACCTGCGCGCGCCGGGGCTGCCCGGGGTGCCGGGCGGCAAGACCGTCTCGGCGCGGTTCACCTCGCCGCTGGACACCTACCGGAGCCGCGGATGA
- a CDS encoding type II secretion system F family protein: MAASPAHPAGAAAGRGPGMTQIELIALVSGAACVAGLVLAVVALVGTRRPPRSTPGGAGPGLGRLWTGSGAGQADQRRHRILLGGAVVVGALAFLLTGLPVVGLLVALAVPGVPWLFAVGRAEQRAIARVEAVGEWTRRLKDISATGQGLQQAIVGTIATAPEEIQEEVRTLAARLQAGWLAKSALLAFADEIADPVADQVVAALILHLTDRGERLGDVLGSIASAASAEVTTRREVEAKRTQPRFAVRFLTGMTLATLAYGLVNSDYIRPYGTVTGQLVMAVLGAAFVGLLVWVRSMSQPPRPARFLPAPDLQEAIA; encoded by the coding sequence CTGGCGGCGTCCCCGGCACACCCGGCTGGGGCGGCGGCCGGACGGGGGCCGGGCATGACGCAGATCGAGCTGATCGCCCTGGTCTCCGGCGCGGCCTGCGTGGCCGGGCTGGTGCTGGCCGTGGTCGCGCTGGTCGGCACGCGCCGCCCGCCGAGGTCGACGCCGGGTGGCGCCGGGCCGGGCCTGGGCCGGCTCTGGACCGGCTCCGGGGCCGGGCAGGCCGACCAGCGGCGGCACCGGATCCTGCTCGGCGGCGCGGTGGTCGTCGGGGCGCTGGCGTTCCTGCTCACCGGGCTGCCGGTGGTGGGCCTGCTGGTGGCGCTCGCGGTGCCCGGGGTGCCGTGGCTGTTCGCGGTCGGCCGGGCCGAGCAGCGGGCCATCGCCCGGGTCGAGGCGGTCGGCGAGTGGACCCGGCGGCTCAAGGACATCTCCGCCACCGGGCAGGGGCTCCAGCAGGCCATCGTCGGCACCATCGCCACCGCGCCGGAGGAGATCCAGGAGGAGGTACGCACGCTCGCCGCCCGCCTCCAGGCCGGCTGGCTGGCCAAGTCGGCGCTGCTCGCGTTCGCCGACGAGATCGCCGACCCGGTCGCCGACCAGGTGGTCGCCGCGCTGATCCTGCACCTCACCGACCGGGGTGAGCGCCTCGGCGACGTGCTCGGCTCGATCGCCTCGGCCGCCTCGGCCGAGGTGACGACGCGGCGTGAGGTCGAGGCGAAGCGGACCCAGCCGCGCTTCGCGGTCCGCTTCCTCACCGGCATGACGCTGGCGACGCTGGCGTACGGGCTGGTGAACAGCGACTACATCCGTCCGTACGGGACGGTGACCGGGCAGCTCGTGATGGCGGTGCTCGGCGCGGCGTTCGTCGGGCTGCTGGTCTGGGTGCGGTCGATGAGCCAGCCGCCGCGCCCGGCGCGCTTCCTGCCGGCGCCCGACCTGCAGGAGGCGATCGCCTGA
- a CDS encoding TadE family protein, whose protein sequence is MPRPARTLRSRPAPAGRRAGPRGPGRITATLRARLDAGGRERGANPVELAVMMPVILVLLFGSIQVGVWFVARSTALNAAQTGVNAQRTFDAGPDAGRDRATSFLRRSGDWLVGWDRTGPTCVETATDVTCTVRGRSLSVIPGVDFEVVQTAHGPAERWTTG, encoded by the coding sequence ATGCCCCGCCCCGCCCGTACGCTCCGGAGCCGGCCGGCGCCCGCCGGCCGGCGCGCCGGTCCGCGCGGTCCGGGGCGGATCACCGCCACCCTGCGCGCCCGCCTCGACGCGGGCGGGCGCGAACGGGGCGCCAACCCGGTCGAGCTGGCCGTGATGATGCCGGTGATCCTGGTGCTGCTCTTCGGCTCGATCCAGGTCGGCGTCTGGTTCGTGGCCCGGTCCACCGCGCTGAACGCGGCGCAGACCGGGGTGAACGCGCAACGCACGTTCGACGCCGGGCCCGACGCCGGCCGGGACCGGGCGACGAGCTTCCTGCGCCGGTCCGGTGACTGGCTGGTCGGCTGGGACCGCACCGGACCGACCTGTGTGGAGACCGCCACCGACGTCACCTGCACGGTGCGCGGTCGCTCCCTGTCGGTCATCCCCGGCGTCGACTTCGAGGTCGTGCAGACCGCGCACGGCCCCGCCGAACGCTGGACGACGGGGTGA
- a CDS encoding type II secretion system F family protein encodes MINWQLVIAVLGGSAVGLGLFLVVREALPATPALGPALRRLHQPPGQAPVAGAGPDWLGGFARWLRPPTRQLALLDRTPEQYALSVLLSALIGFATPAVASAVLFVGGVAMPVAVPVLASLGLALVAGLVAHRSVLAKADAARDEFRAAVCTYLDLVALQLSAAHGPVQSLERAATVCDGWVFDRIREALRLAQLQMHSPWDELQELADRIGIPELGDVGAIMRSSGSEGAQVHETLRSRADSLRDQIRTDNLARAEGVTSKLDIPGSLLVFVLLGFAVYPFIARL; translated from the coding sequence ATCATCAACTGGCAGCTCGTCATCGCCGTGCTGGGCGGATCCGCCGTCGGGCTCGGTCTCTTCCTCGTGGTCCGGGAGGCGCTGCCGGCCACCCCGGCGCTCGGGCCGGCGCTGCGCCGGCTGCACCAGCCGCCCGGCCAGGCCCCGGTGGCCGGCGCCGGGCCGGACTGGCTCGGCGGCTTCGCCCGCTGGCTGCGCCCGCCGACCCGGCAACTCGCCCTGCTCGACCGCACCCCCGAGCAGTACGCCCTGTCCGTGCTGCTCTCCGCGTTGATCGGCTTCGCCACCCCGGCGGTCGCCTCGGCCGTGCTCTTCGTCGGCGGAGTGGCCATGCCGGTGGCCGTACCGGTGCTGGCCAGCCTGGGTCTGGCACTGGTCGCCGGCCTGGTGGCGCACCGCTCGGTGCTGGCCAAGGCGGACGCGGCCCGGGACGAGTTCCGGGCGGCCGTCTGCACCTATCTCGACCTGGTGGCGTTGCAACTCTCCGCCGCACACGGCCCGGTGCAGTCGCTGGAACGCGCGGCGACGGTCTGCGACGGCTGGGTCTTCGACCGGATCCGGGAGGCGTTGCGGCTCGCCCAGCTCCAGATGCACTCGCCCTGGGACGAGTTGCAGGAGCTGGCCGACCGGATCGGCATCCCGGAGCTGGGCGACGTGGGCGCCATCATGCGCTCCTCCGGCAGCGAGGGCGCCCAGGTGCACGAGACGTTGCGGTCCCGCGCCGACTCGCTGCGCGACCAGATCCGCACCGACAACCTGGCCCGCGCCGAGGGGGTGACCAGCAAGTTGGACATTCCCGGCTCACTGCTGGTCTTCGTCCTGCTCGGCTTCGCCGTCTATCCGTTCATCGCCCGTCTGTGA